The Nocardioides houyundeii genome includes the window CCCCTTCTGGCGGGCGCCCTGCACGGCGTTCATGCCGACGCCGCCGGTTCCGATCACGACCACGGTGTCGCCGAGCTGCATGTCGGCGGCCCGGACCGAGGAGCCCCAGCCGGTGGGCACGCCGCAGCCGATGAGCGCGGCGGACTTGAGCGGGATGTCCTTGTCGATCTTGACCAGTGCGTTGGTCGGCACGGTCACGTAGGGGGCGAAGGTGCCCAGGTAGGACATCGCCCCGATGCCCTTGCCGCGGGCGTGGATGCGGTGGGTGCCGTCGGGGGAGGTGCCGGCCAGGACGCCTGCGCCCAGGTCGCACATGTTGGCCCGGCCGCTCACGCACATGCTGCACTTGCCGCAGCTGGGCAGGAACGAGAGCACCACGTGGTCGCCGACCTCGATGCCGTCCACGCCCTCGCCGACCTCGGTCACCACGCCGGCACCCTCGTGGCCGCCGAGCACCGGGGCCCAGTCGAGCGGGATGTCGCCGGTGTCCAGGTGGTCGTCGCTGTGGCAGATGCCGGACGCGGCCAGCTTGACGGTCGCCTCGCCGCGCTTGGGCGGGTCGAGCTCGATCTCCTCGACGGTCCATCCCGACTTGGTGCCGGGCTCCCACAACAGTGCGCCTTGAATCTTCATCTCTGCTCCTCAAGTCATAGTCAATCGCCCGAATTATCCGATTGATGAATATGATCTTGCACACGTGAGGGCCGGAAAGGCAAGGCGGCGTCGAGAGTGCACAGCGACGACGGCGCCCCACCGGCCGGCGTGGCGGGTGGAGGGGGCGCTAGGGCCGCGAGAGTGCGGAGAGCGCCGAGAGGCCCTGCTCCAGCAGTGCGGTGAGGTCGCGCGCGGGGTCGTCGAGCCACAGCTCGTACGCCGTCATCGCCAGGGCCAGGCCCGCGTGGCCCAGCAGTCGGGGCTCGAGCGCGTCGGGCTCGAGGTCGAGTCGTGCGGCGGCGTACTCGGCGATCACCCGGCGCCACTCGCCGTACCGCAGGGCGGAGTGTGCCTGCAGCGCGGGCGTCTGGAGGATCAGCCGCATCCGCTCCACGTGTGGCGGCGAGGCGTCGGCGGGGAAGCGGTTGAACTCCACGATGCCCCGGCCCACGGCCTGGTAGACGCTCAGGTCCGCGGGCGTCTCGTCCAGGATCTGGCGGAAGCCGGCCAGGGTGCGGTCGAACTGGCCCCAGGGGATGTCGTTCTTGGAGCGGTAGTAGCGGAACAGGGTGCGGCGCCCCACCCCGATGGCGCCGGCGATCGCCTCCAGGGTGGTGGCCTCGAAGCCCCGCTCACGGAAGAGCGCGAAGGCCGCCTGCTCGATGGCGGCGTGGCTGGTCACCTCGGGGCGACCCGCCGACGTTCTCCTGGACACGAGTGCAATGTAGGCCCTTGCATTAGTGCCACGAGTGCACTTATTGTGAGGCCCACGTCACACACCCCTTCGGAAGGACCTGTCATGACCCCCGAGAACGTCACCATCGCAGAGCAGACGGCCCCGCAGTCGGCAGAGCAGCTCACCGCCGAGAGCTTGATCGAAGAGGTCTCCATCGACGGCATGTGCGGCGTGTACTGATGCTCGACGAGGCCTGGACCCTGTCACCGTCGGTGGCGCTGCGCCCCGA containing:
- a CDS encoding NDMA-dependent alcohol dehydrogenase, with the protein product MKIQGALLWEPGTKSGWTVEEIELDPPKRGEATVKLAASGICHSDDHLDTGDIPLDWAPVLGGHEGAGVVTEVGEGVDGIEVGDHVVLSFLPSCGKCSMCVSGRANMCDLGAGVLAGTSPDGTHRIHARGKGIGAMSYLGTFAPYVTVPTNALVKIDKDIPLKSAALIGCGVPTGWGSSVRAADMQLGDTVVVIGTGGVGMNAVQGARQKGAKNLVAVEPVEFKRDLAKQLGATHSAADFAEAAELVAGMTNGQGADVVIITVGVLTPEILQPAQEMTKRGGTIVVTSAAPVTQRDIQLDLYTFAMSGKRIQGTLYGTTNAQNDIPLIADLYRRGEHKLDELITKEYKLEDINTAFQDMREGKNVRGVIVYED
- the mftA gene encoding mycofactocin precursor MftA (Mycofactocin is a small molecule electron carrier derived from the final two amino acids, Val-Tyr, of MftA, the mycofactocin precursor. It plays a role in redox homeostasis and the metabolism of alcohols and aldehydes in Actinobacteria, including Mycobacterium tuberculosis.) — encoded protein: MTPENVTIAEQTAPQSAEQLTAESLIEEVSIDGMCGVY
- the mftR gene encoding mycofactocin system transcriptional regulator (MftR, the mycofactocin system transcriptional regulator, is an uncharacterized TetR family DNA-binding transcription factor. Its role is inferred by context. It occurs as part of the biosynthesis locus for mycofactocin, a partially characterized electron carrier derived from the terminal Val-Tyr dipeptide of the precursor peptide MftA, through a radical SAM enzyme-mediated process.), producing MSRRTSAGRPEVTSHAAIEQAAFALFRERGFEATTLEAIAGAIGVGRRTLFRYYRSKNDIPWGQFDRTLAGFRQILDETPADLSVYQAVGRGIVEFNRFPADASPPHVERMRLILQTPALQAHSALRYGEWRRVIAEYAAARLDLEPDALEPRLLGHAGLALAMTAYELWLDDPARDLTALLEQGLSALSALSRP